A DNA window from Rhipicephalus sanguineus isolate Rsan-2018 chromosome 8, BIME_Rsan_1.4, whole genome shotgun sequence contains the following coding sequences:
- the LOC119401676 gene encoding uncharacterized protein LOC119401676 encodes MPTAKEHSTVVNVMNNSTSASILNASAVASLGMSPTDLVEVHLLELPDVVQDTISAAKSTQTAAAIEPTTQTAPANATSQESANPCPPELLLPHAKKVEILADVRAGKLSKAEIVYKYHIRWAILYDVIRSASEIDAEQRRLGLAPETPDSHPVRKITHGGFPTANTKANVGNISITAPVTTTKETGKAGGGTSTKKSKPPPADLRAVSSQTLRSLGKGSLMTFMSTTNGTDAMTQVNHRRQADKGSSTATRDFQKLLSEGNPDGDGEGARSPEHLRHLHGTYGYSKANRGKVIGTRRSNAAPSPQPESMTEPMGAPASAQSPGFTVTIIKQEVDSDAEDVMYDPLVVPKQEPLSPQEEEHCDDFEEHCDDFEEHCDDFEEHCDDFVMKCEVDADDSDEQTLQPPPPVVTSTVSQWDNVTVKTEPPSP; translated from the exons ATGCCCACCGCAAAAGAGCACAGCACAGTTGTCAACGTCATGAACAACTCAACCTCTGCTAGCATCTTGAATGCCAGTGCGGTTGCAAGCCTGGGGATGTCGCCTACCGATCTGGTGGAGGTGCACCTGCTGGAGCTGCCCGATGTTGTTCAGGATACCATCTCCGCCGCCAAATCTACCCAAA CGGCTGCTGCAATCGAACCAACCACACAAACCGCCCCGGCGAACGCGACTTCGCAGGAGAGTGCCAACCCGTGTCCGCCTGAGCTGCTTCTCCCGCATGCCAAGAAAGTGGAGATACTCGCCGACGTGCGCGCGGGCAAGCTCAGCAAGGCTGAGATAGTGTACAAGTACCACATACGTTGGGCCATCCTGTACGATGTCATAAGGAGCGCCAGCGAAATAGACGCCGAACAGAGGCGCCTCGGGCTGGCTCCCGAAACGCCGGACTCGCATCCGGTG CGCAAAATTACTCATGGAGGATTTCCCACAGCGAATACAAAGGCCAATGTAGGCAATATCAGCATCACAGCTCCAGTGACCACCACGAAGGAGACAGGCAAAGCCGGGGGCGGCACGAGCACGAAGAAATCAAAGCCTCCGCCAGCAGATCTGCGTGCTGTG TCCTCGCAAACATTGCGCTCGCTTGGAAAGGGGTCACTGATGACATTCATGTCAACCACAAATGGTACTGATGCAATGACGCAAGTCAACCACAGACGTCAGGCTGACAAG GGTTCAAGCACCGCTACGCGGGACTTCCAGAAACTGCTGTCCGAAGGGAACCCAGATGGTGACGGCGAAGGCGCGCGGTCACCAGAGCACTTGCGACACCTTCATGGCACGTACGGCTACAGTAAGGCAAATCGTGGCAAAGTCATCGGCACTCGTCGGTCAAACGCTGCGCCTTCACCCCAACCAGAATCCATGACTGAACCCATGGGTGCGCCGGCATCCGCACAGTCGCCCGGCTTCACTGTCACGATAATCAAGCAAGAAGTCGACAGTGATGCTGAAGATGTCATGTATGATCCTCTTGTTGTTCCAAAGCAGGAACCTCTTTCACCGCAAGAAGAAGAACACTGTGATGACTTTGAAGAACACTGCGATGACTTTGAAGAACACTGCGATGACTTTGAAGAACACTGTGATGACTTTGTCATGAAGTGTGAGGTGGACGCTGATGACAGTGACGAACAAACTTTGCAGCCACCTCCACCTGTTGTTACTAGCACTGTCAGCCAATGGGATAACGTCACTGTGAAAACAGAACCGCCATCTCCGTGA
- the LOC119401678 gene encoding ATP synthase subunit g, mitochondrial — protein sequence MSRAVANLTASMIKNGKPKFETFMKYARVEMVPPSPREFPEVFRGFSQLVSTAKSGAWKNFTVKEATVNTLVGMEVIFWFYVGECIGKRSIIGYQV from the coding sequence ATGTCGAGGGCCGTGGCCAACCTGACGGCGTCCATGATCAAGAACGGCAAGCCCAAGTTCGAGACCTTCATGAAGTACGCCCGCGTCGAGATGGTGCCGCCGTCGCCGCGCGAATTTCCCGAGGTGTTCCGGGGCTTCAGTCAGCTCGTCAGTACGGCAAAGTCCGGCGCGTGGAAGAACTTCACTGTCAAGGAGGCTACGGTCAACACGCTGGTCGGAATGGAAGTCATCTTCTGGTTCTACGTTGGCGAGTGCATCGGCAAGCGAAGCATAATCGGATACCAGGTTTAG